The genomic region AGCAGCAGCACGTCCCGCTCCCGACCGGTCAGCTCCCCGAACGCGGCCTCGGCGACCGAGGGCCCCCGCATCAACCGCCGAGCCACCTCCGGGTGCAGCACCGGGTTGCCGGCGGCAACCTCCCGCACCGCGGCAACCAGCGCGTCCGGCTCCACGTCCTTCAGCAGGTAGCCGGCCGCGCCCGCCTCCATGGCGGCGAAGATCTGGGCGTCGTCGGTGAAGCTCGTCAGCACCAGCACCCGCGCCGCCGGCACCGCCGACCGGAGCGCCCGCAGACAGGCGATCCCGTCGCCCCCGGGCATCACCAGGTCGAGCAGCACGACGTCCGGGCGCACCTCCGCGGCGACCCGCACCGCACTCAGCCCATCCCCGGCCTCCCCCACCACCGACAACCCCGGCACCAGCCGCAGGAAGGCCCGCAACCCCTCGCGCACCACCGCGTGGTCGTCGACCAGCAGCAGCCGGACCGGATCAGCCACGGCGGCGGCGCAGCGGCACCCGGACGCGCACCAGGCACCCCTGCCCGGGCGCGCTGACCACCTCGAGCCGGGCGCCGAGGGCGTCGGCGCGCTCGCGCATCGTGCTCATCCCCAGGGTGCGCACGGTTCGGGGCAGCGCCTGGGGCTCGAACCCGGGGCCGCGGTCGCACACGCTGAGCTCGACCGCGGCGGCGAGGCGGCGCAGGCGGATCCGCACCGGCGCCCCGCCGTGGCGCAGGGCGTTGTGCACCGCCTCCTGGGCGATCCGGAGCAGGCCGTGCTCCTGCTCCAGGGTCAGGCCCAGGTCGGGGTCGGCCTCGAGCACCGGCACCACCCCGTCTCCCCGCCCCAGGGCGTCGATGTGCGCCGCCAGCGCCGCGGCGAGCCCGTCGCGCTCCAGGCTCTTGGGGCGGAGCGCGTGGACCAGGCCGCGGAGCTCACGGAGCGCCTCCGCCGCCTGGCCCTCGAGGTGTCCCAGCACCGCCGCAACCTCCGGGTCGGGGCTGCGCAGCGCGGCGGCGTGGGCCTCGTAGACGAGGCTGAAGAGCCGCTGCGAGGCGGCGTCGTGGAGCTCGCGGGCCACCCGGGTGCGCTCCTCGACCACCGCCAGCGACTGGGCGCGCTCGTAGAGCTGGGCGTTGGCGATGGCCACCCCGGCGTAGCCGGCGATGGTCTCCAGGGTGCGGCGGTCAGCGGCCGTGAAGCGTCCCTGGCGGCGGCCGGAGAGGAAGAGGTTGCCGAGCACCGCGCCGCGGTGGCTGACCGGGACGCCGATGAAGTCGATCATCACCGGGTGCTTCGCCGGGAACCAGGAGAACCGGGGGTGGCGGCGGATGTCGTCGAGCACGATCGGGCCCTCCTCGAGGAGGGCGCCGAGGACGCCGTGGGTGCGGGGCAGCTCGCCGATCTCGGCGGCGCGCCGCTCGCTGATGCCCAGGGTGCGGAAGCGGGCGAAGCCGCCCCGGCCGTCGGGGATGCCGAGGGCGGCGTAGCGGGCCTCCACCGCCCGCCGCGCGGTGCGCAGCACCCGGTCGAGAACGCGGTCGAGCTCGGGGCCGGGAGCGAGCGCCAGCAGGTCGAGGATCTCCGCGGCGAGCGCGTCCCGCGGCGTCTTCTGCACGCGGGCAGTGTATGTACACTGCGGCGGTGCCACGTGACGTCCGCATGGATGCCCCCGACCCCGACAGCCGTGACGGGCTGCTCGGCTCGTTCAGCGCGTCGGTGGGCCGCCTCGCCCGCGCCGCGATGGGCCCGGTGGGCGAGCAGCCGGAGGGCTGGGGAGTTCGCGAGATCCTCCTCCACGCCGCCGCCTGGCACGACGAGGCCGGCCGCCAGCTGACCGGCACCCCCGGCGCGATGCCCGAGCCCGACGCCTTCAACGCGGCCGCCCTCGAGGAGGGTGCGGCGCTCGACTTCGACGACGTCTGCCGTCGCTACCAGCGCTCGTCCTCGG from Candidatus Dormiibacterota bacterium harbors:
- a CDS encoding response regulator transcription factor, producing the protein MADPVRLLLVDDHAVVREGLRAFLRLVPGLSVVGEAGDGLSAVRVAAEVRPDVVLLDLVMPGGDGIACLRALRSAVPAARVLVLTSFTDDAQIFAAMEAGAAGYLLKDVEPDALVAAVREVAAGNPVLHPEVARRLMRGPSVAEAAFGELTGRERDVLLL
- a CDS encoding GAF domain-containing protein, with product MQKTPRDALAAEILDLLALAPGPELDRVLDRVLRTARRAVEARYAALGIPDGRGGFARFRTLGISERRAAEIGELPRTHGVLGALLEEGPIVLDDIRRHPRFSWFPAKHPVMIDFIGVPVSHRGAVLGNLFLSGRRQGRFTAADRRTLETIAGYAGVAIANAQLYERAQSLAVVEERTRVARELHDAASQRLFSLVYEAHAAALRSPDPEVAAVLGHLEGQAAEALRELRGLVHALRPKSLERDGLAAALAAHIDALGRGDGVVPVLEADPDLGLTLEQEHGLLRIAQEAVHNALRHGGAPVRIRLRRLAAAVELSVCDRGPGFEPQALPRTVRTLGMSTMRERADALGARLEVVSAPGQGCLVRVRVPLRRRRG
- a CDS encoding maleylpyruvate isomerase N-terminal domain-containing protein, producing the protein MPRDVRMDAPDPDSRDGLLGSFSASVGRLARAAMGPVGEQPEGWGVREILLHAAAWHDEAGRQLTGTPGAMPEPDAFNAAALEEGAALDFDDVCRRYQRSSSALAGTLAELPEEEFTSDRPTCQWVRGLTKHLTSHAQELESSGAA